The genomic segment ATTAAGAATTAAAAGGTAAGAATTAAGAATTGACGGATATCTGCTCATTTTTCTTTCTTCATTTTTCATTTTTAATTTGCGTAGCATCTGTGTAGCCGTAGTACAGCATAGAAGAACGTCCGCCGCGGCGGAGAAGAGTCACAGGTTCAAATCCATTGCAAGGATTTTCAGTATAGAGTTGTTTGTGTAGCCGTAGTTCAGCTGGAAGAACGCTTCCCTGCGAAGGAAGAGGTCACAGGTTCAAATCCTGTCGGTTACACCATATTTGAGTTGGAGACCATTTGACAATCGAGAGTATTTTTATATATTGTATGCGTGTCGCGGGGTAGAGCAGTGGTAGCTCGTCAGGCTCATAATCTGAAGGTCGATGGTTCGATCCCATCCCCCGCCACCAAAAGACATCAAAAAAATCCCCTCAATTTGAGGGGATTTTTACTTTACTGTGGATTTCTTAATTGGAAGTTCTTGGGATTTGGTTTATTGCCTCGTCAAAACCGCTTTTTCACTGGTTGAAATTTTACTTCTCAAGTTGATGCATGAAGAAACTCATCTGCTGGTATTTCTGCCACGATTTCTCCAGTTTTACAGGAGACAAAATGAATCAAATTGTATTTTATCGGGCGCTCTAAGATCGCGAAGTGCTCACCCTGTTCATTTTGACAAAATGATATATTTGTTAAATGACAGAGTGGTAGGATTTCTTTTTCTTCTCCACCAATATATATATAAAGATGACCTCACAGACATGCTCCAGTTTTTCTTGCTGATTCTGATCTCTCATGGTCTGGAATTGCTGGGATAACTCTCTGGTATGTTCCATCATAATTTGTGAGGCCACCAAACATTAATTCTTTTCAATTTTTTGTTACCAAATACATCCACTGGGAATCATCACGACGAAAAATCTGCATATCATTTCATACCTGAATAGGATTTGATAAATAACCCGATTCGCTTATTTCTGCTACTTGTAATATTTTCTGCCCTTCTGTTAATTCTCATGAAAAAGCTATATCTACAAAAGTTCAGTCAGTTTTCTTATGACAAATAAATATTCATGAACCAGGTTTTTCTGGGTCTGTAATTGTTTGCAATATATTCATTCCTCCTTGTAAAAAATCCTCGAGTAATGCATCTTTTCGAGTTTGTAATTCTTGTGCTTTTTTGGCTTCAAGAGCCTTTTTTTGCAATTCTTGAATCCCGTTTTGTATGTCTTTAATACTTTGTTGGGATAATCAACTCTCTATTTCGAAGCCGGGGTTTCCCAACGTCTCTATAAGTTCTCGATTACTCATTTTTCACGATAGACATGTGTCAAAACTTTCGAGCACACTCCTACGTAGTGCTAAAACTTGCAATATTTCAATCCTTTTTATTGCATCATCAAAAGCTTCCTGAGCTTCTTGTGATCCTAGAGTATCCTGTATTAAGAGATTTAAGACACTTTCAGAAACAGGAATTTTTTGGTTTAGATCTGTGAGGCCTTGGTGCACTTCCTCCTCTCTGCCTTCAGGGGCAAATGAGACGAAGTGGTCAATAGTGGACGGATTGAGATGAAGTATCATAAAAATATCTTACAAGTATAAATTGTAGTATTTTTATTTGGATGTCAATTTTTTGGACAGTGATGATTTTTAAAGCACCACAACCACAGGGCTCCTTCCCCAGACTTTATTGAGCATTTTCCCGAGTTCTTTTGCGAGAGCATCACGTGCATTTTTATCATTGTCTCCTGCCTTTTTTCCAGAGGTGAGTTTTTTGACCTCAGCGCTAATGGCTGTATGCGAAGCGGCGATTTCATCCGGGAAGAAGAGTCATCGAGACTCGACGACACCATCTTTACTATTGACGATGAGGACACCCTCTTCACCGATTTGGATGCGGTCTTGTATTGCACGAGAGCTGAGAGCTCCGATACTCATACCATCCACTCAGATTTGTTCCATCGGGATTTTCTTGCGTCAGAAAATAATCTCATGGTGACTGTCGAGTTCTACGATAGAACCATCTTCCAGCATTGGGACATTTTTTGGGTCCCATCCCATCTTCACAGCTTCACGCTTGAGTGTGAGTCGTTGTGTGATATCTCCATGAACGGGGATAATGTATTTCGGTTTGACGAGATTGATGAGAACTCGTTGCTCGATGATACCCCCATGTCATCCTGAGTGGACCTCATATTCCTTGATAGTGATAATCCTCGCTCAAAATCGATTGAGACGGTTCATCATCCCGATGATGGCGAGTTCGTTTCCAGGAATAATAGAAGAAGAGAGAATGATAGTATCGCGCGGTTTGATAGAGATATTCCTGTGATCTCATTTTGAGATAGTATTGAGCCCACCAAATTCTTCCCCCTGAGCACCAGTTGTGATAATAATTTGTTTATTTTCTGGGATACTCTCCATCGTTTTTTCGTCGAGCGGTTTCATGATACCTTCTTTGCATTTTAGGTAGCCGAGTTCTCGGGCGATAGCGACAGAATCGACCATGCTCCGTCAATTAATGAGGACGAATTTTCCGAGAGATTCTGCGATAGAGACGATATCTTGAATACGGCTAATGAGTGTTGAAAAGTTTCCGATGATGACTCTTTCGGGTGCATCTTGAATCAAAGAGCGCAATTCAGTGGAGACATTTGATTCTGATGCTGTCCATTCCTGTTTGTATGAGTTCGTTGTTTCTTGGAGGAGAATATCGATACCACGAGCAGCGATACGGGCATAGTTTTGGAGATCAGCTGGTTTATCGAGTCGTGGGAAAAATTCTATCTTGTAGTCACCCATATGCATAATGCGTACATTTGGCGTTTCGATATAGATACCACAGCTATCAGGGATTGTGTGGTTCACTCTGAAAAATTCATATTTGAAGACGCCAATATTTGAGAGTTTCCCACTGTCTGGGTTCACGGGGAAGAATTGTACTTTTCCACGGAGGCCTGCTTCTTCGAAGAATTTTTTTATAAATGCAATCGTAAATGGTGCTGCATAAATCGGTGGAAATCCGAGAGCGGGGATGATATTTTTGAGCGCGCCAATATGGTCGAGATGGCCATGTGTGACGAGCATCCCTTTGATTTTTTTTGTTTCTCAGAGGAGACAACGGATGTCTGGAAGAAGATAATCAAATCATGGACTTTCTCCACCACGAGCGAATTCGAGACCACCATCCACGAGGAGGATCTCATCATTATGCTCGATCATCGTCATATTGGCTCCGATAGTTCGGAGGCCTCCGATAGGGATAATACGAGTGATATTGCGCTCAAGTTTTGGAAGTGTCTGTGGTTCGTGAGATTTTGGAAATATCACAGGCACATTCAATCCCTTGAGAGTTGCTGGGGAGAGAGGAGGATTCTTTTGTACGAGAGGGTGTGGATGCTGTGATGTCTCAGCACCATGAGGTGGATGTACTGGAGGAAGCTGAAGTCGCTTAGAGGAACTATTCTTTGCAAATCCGCCCATGACTTTCCCCAGGATTTTCCCCGTTGGAGTTCACTCCTTTTTTGTGAGTGGTTGGATTGGCGAGGACGTTATCTGTGTCGAAAAGAAAGGTTTCTTTGGAGTCAATGGCGGATGTGTTCATACAGGTTTTTGTGCCATTTTTTGAGGCATAGCTGGTTGTGTGCTGGAAATAGGTGCTTTTGGCACGGGTTTTGGAGGTGTTCCTGACCCCGTATTTTGGGGTATGGAACCGAGCTCAGAATTGAGTTGCTCGAAAAAATCTGACATAATAAAAGGGTAAAAATAGAAGGGGGAATTCCCCTAAAAAAGAAATAATAAAAAGAACACTGTCGCTTATCTACCGTGTAGCGGCAGAGGTACACTAAAAAATCTTAAAGAATTTTTGTATCACAAGGGAGAGAGTGGTGTGAGAAAGTATTCATGAATATCAAAAAACCGATTGCATCGACTCCATTGATAGCCACGAACGTGTTTCTGTGAGGGTTGGTAGTTTGTTTTGTTTACTCTTATGTTACCAGAGTATTTCTCAGGTTTCCAGTATTTATATCTTGACTCGTGTTGTTTTAAGTTGGCAGTATATTTTCGCTTACTCTGCAAAGAGTATAGGGGAATATTTTATTTTGCAAGTTTATTCGTGAGACTCAAATTTCAATAATGGGAGCATATGTTGAAATTTGTATGTCGAACAATCCCGCCAAAGGCGGTAGACGTAAGTCTATGATTGGAATAAGCTTTCATCATTTTCACGGACCCAAGCAGTTGTTTTTCCTTTTCCAAACCATGGCCAGACGAGATAATCCGCAAACGTATTCATGCCAGCCCTTTTGTCATCAAAAGAATTCATAGCAAGCTCAAAATGGAGGTGGTAGAGATATTGTTTACTCGGAACAGCAGAATCTCAGACATGCCCCACCGTTGTTCCTGCGCCTACATAATCACCTACCTGGAGACTAGCAGGAATATCCTGCATATGAGCATAGATAGCGACGTGCCCAGAGAGTGTCTTGAGATACACTGTATTTCCTCGATAGACATCGAGATTTTCTTGTCGATTGAGCTCATTATCACCAGACAGAAGGTGATCCATTTCAGACCATGAAAAATCTCTCTTGATATGTACAATCATTCACTCTTCTATAGCGCGTACTGGCGTTCATTGATTGACGTAGAGGTCCCACCCATGATGAATTCCGTCTGTGGATTCTGCACGAAATGGGCGGAGAGAATTAGGGAGAAAAGTGTCCTTTTCTGGTAATTTGGTTCATTCAATAGGGAGAAGAAAATGATTATTACGTGCCTCCAGAATAGCTTGAATATTTCTAATAATTTTTCGTGTTTTGAGCGTCGAAAGTTTTGTATCAGTATTAATGAGCGTGGTTATCTTGATCGTATTTTTGAGCGTTTCTGTTGAAAAGTCAGAGAGTGTATCTATTGGGATATTTTTTTGGTTCAGAGGAAGGATATATTTCTTTCCTTTGTAGGATATCAGAGGCACTTTGCAATCTTTACCAGGTTTCCATTGTAGTGTAGAAGTATGTTCATCTTGTTTTAGAATGATTCTCTCGTCTTCACATTCTGAGATAAGATCTGCAGGGTTGCCACTATTGATACGCAATAAGAGGGAATTGCCCGTGTCGAGCTTTGTAATACCCGAATAGAGAATAGTGAGTGCATCGATTGCTGGGACTGTTTCGCGTCGTGGTTCGGATATGATCGTGCTGGGAGAGAAGCCGAGTAACACTACTCAAATAGTGAGAAAAGAAGAGTAGATTGTGAGGCGAACAGAATTCATAATACAAAAGATTGTAATGGTAATAAGAAAAAATCAATGACCTTAAAGTCGAAAATAGGATGCTAATTTTACGGGTATAGTATGAGCAAAAGTGCGATATTTTTTTCCGTGTGGTAATCAGGCAAAAATAGCCACGAGTCACCATCCGAGTAAAAAACCCACGAGAATATCGCCAGGATAATGGATTCCTGCAAGCACTCTAGCCGTTACGGTGAGTATTCAGAGAGAGAGAAATCCTATGACGATACGTTTCTTCCCCAAGAGAATATGGAGTGCCCACCATGAAGCTCCTAAAAACATCGCATGTCCAGAAGGGAAAGAGTTATCTGGTAAATGTGTAATAAGTGCGGGGATGGACCCGATAGTTTCTGGTCGTGGTCTCACTGGAAGAAGCTGATTAATAACCCAATAGATAGTAAAGGCACCTAAGACATGCCAGAAAAGATCTAGAGCGACGTGTTTTGGTCCGTTATCTTTTTGGTACACTCCATAGATCCAGAGTCCTATCAAAAACACTCCGAAAACAATAGGATGTAAATCGGTAAAAAAGAGAATTACAGGATGAGTCCATTCCATATTTGCTATACTGGAACGCATGATTTCCAGTATTTTTGCATCAATATTTTGGAGAAAAGTAAGGAGAGCGGTCAGCATTTTTTAAAGAGGAAGAGGATAATTTTTTCTAGTATATTGGAGATCGTTTGAGTTTCCACGAAAGGTAATCACATTGCTTGCTGGAAGATTTCCAGCAACTCCTGGTAATATCTTGAGGAGATTCAAGTGTTCTGAGAATTTTTTCTCTACCTCCTGGATTGTGTGGCACTCTTTTTCGCCTGACTTATTCGCTGACGTCAGAAAGAGGGGGCTACGGATGTAGGGAAGTGTTTCTTTTGAGAGACAGGCCTCCGCGACGCGAAATCCAACTACTGTATATCCATAAGCATCCAAAAGAGGGTATTCATCTCGAAAGTCTTCACGTACTTCAGAAAGAATAGTAAAGGGGAATTTATAGGTACGTAAAAAATTCACTTGAGCCGGTGAAAGTGTCGTTTCATAGAGGAGGTCTTCCCATGATGGAACCATTATAGCGATAGGTTTTTTTGGGTCTCTTCCCTTGAGACTCACAAGAAGCTCATATCATTTTTTATCATCCAGACGACATCCAAAACCGATACACGTATCGGTAGGTATAACAAATATTTTCGAGTCCATATCTGTTTAGCTTATTAAATAGCCCATTTTTTGCAACTCAAATACGAAGAAGACTCATTGCAAATAAGCTATTTATGGTGTGTAATAGAGCTTGGGCACAGAAGAGTGGTATTTTTATTTTTTTGCCATCGTACAAGCCGCGGTATCTGTTGTACGGCGAGCCATCTAAAAATGCTGGCGAATTTCATTTCATTTTTTAGAACCATATCAACGAGCTTCTTCATATCTTCCAGGGTCATATCTGGTTTTCTGAATAGACCATCCTTATAACAAGAACTACAATACATGGTACTGGTGGTACCATCTTTCTCTGAACCTCCCCCATTTTTATCTTTTTTGAGAGGCATGCCGCAGGATTGACATTGTTTATATATTTTATTCATAGTTATTTTGTAGTAAGAGAAATAAAAAGCATATTTTTTAAAGTGAAGATTCTATTAGTGCGTACATTCCAATCCCAGCCGCGACGGCGACATTGAGGGATTCTTTCTTCCCGAGCATCGGGAGATGACAAATATGTTCTGCGATTTCTTGTGCCATTTTGGAGACTCATTCGAGTTCATTGCCGACGATAAGTGCGATTGAAGTTGGTTTTTTTAGATCGAAAAGATTGCTACTTATTTCATTTTTTTCCAGAGCAATAATGGTACATCATTGTTTTTTGTAGTACTCAATAGCATCTTGTATTTCGACGAAGTATTCCCATGGAACAAAATTTTCTGCTCAGAGAGCCGTCTTTGATATTTCCTCTCGTGGTGGAGTGGGTGTATATCCTACGAGGGCAACTCGATCAAATCCAGCACCATCGGCGGTGCGAAATATGGCACCGACATTATTGAGTGATCTGATATTTTCGAGAATGATAACATGCATACGAAAATAAGTATATCTTTTTTTTGGGAAATTGCTATCATACGGTCATGCAGATTTACATCAAATCATACTGCCCGTACTGTGTTAAGCTTATCTCGCTTCTTGATGGAGAAAAGATACCGTATGAGGTCATCGATATCAACAAGCAACCAGATCAAAGAGTCACTATGGAAAAACTCTCAGGACATACTGGTGTTCCTCAAGTTGCGCTTCGAGATATCATCATCTATGATTATGATACCGAAGAAACATTGGTGGCTGATATCCGCAGTCTCCTGTGAATGGAAGAACGGACAAATATTACGAGCCAGTTTACTCTTTTGACATAATAATATGACCTGTATTTCTATCGATAACCAAAGCCCAGATTCTCTCATCTATGATCAAGGAGGAGTAGTTATAGTGTTTGACCAAACTCATGCAGAAGAAGCAATGACTCGCACAATACTTATCAAGAATAATACACAACTAGAGTGGTATGGCGTAATGACAGGAGGTTCTCACTACAGGATTCATTTTGTAACAGAGTCATGAAAAAGTTTGGTACATATATTATTTTTGTCTTATAATGATAAACAGATTCAGGTCACAGTTCAGTCTACTCTCGATCAATCTCATACATCGACGGATATTCATTTACTTTCACTCGTAGCCGATAACGGCAGTATTGATCTCAATGGTACTGTGGAGATTACTTCTTGAATCGAAAAAGTTTCTGGACACATTTTAGAAGAAAATATCTTTCTCGGATCACGATGACAGATACGTGTACTTCCATCACTTCTCGTGCATTCTGATGACGTAGAAGCATGACACGCGGCGCGTATCGAACGAATATCAGATGAGAAACTGTATTACCTCCGAGCTCGTGGCATTCCTCGTGATGATGCCGTTGTGATGATGATCAAAAGTTCTGTATTTTGACTTTTTTCTTGACTGGACGAAGAGAAAAAAGAAGAGATAATGTCTCATGTTCTTGCTATCCTATAAAATCCTATGAAATATTCTCGCCTTATTATTTTTTCTGTTCTTATCCTCGATGTCATCAGTATCGGTATTATGATTCCTGCCTTTGAAGGCATGCAGCAGCTCTACCATCTCACGACTTGGAACGTTTCCATTTTTGGTCTTTCTCTCCTTCTACAACCGGGGACACTTATTGCACTCGGTATGTCATTGTATGCGCTGTGTGCGTTTTTTAGTGCACCACTCCTGGGTATCATATCTGATCGTTTTGGACGAAAGAGACCATTGTTATTTTCCGTTCTTGGGACGTGTCTTGCCTATGTTATTCTGATGCTGACACAGAGTTATTGGCTGTATCTCTTTTCCCGTATTGTGAATGGTCTTACAGGAGGCAATATCAGTATTATACAGGCGATACTTGCTGATCTCTCAAAAACAACTGAAGAAAGAAATAAAAATTTTTGACTTCTCTGAGCGATTTTTGGTATTGGATTTATCATTGGACCATTACTCGGCACTGTGCTTCTCAAGGTAAGCACTATCGAATCTATCTTTATTTTTTGAGCGATTTTGGCTGCTCTTGAGTCTATCGCAATAGCATTCTATTATCGAGAAACCCATCATCCTGATAAAGGGATTTCTCTCTCTCTGAATATTATATCGCCATTTGTAGAGTATTTTTCTTCTCCAAAAATTTCACACTATCTTTGGTCCTATTTTGTTTTCAATACGGGTATATTCTTGTTTCAGTCTGTGATGACTCTGGCGATGTTTCAGTATTTTCAGGTTCCAGGAGAAAATATTGGATTTTTTCTGGCCATTCAATGAGCACTCATAGCCATAAACCAATCTCTTTTGTATCCGCGTTTTTGGACAAAGAAATTTTCGCCACGCACTCTTATCATCGGACTTCATATCGTCGGTATCATCACTTTTGTAATTATGGGAATACTCCATAATTTTACACTTTTTGCTCTTCTGTGGCTTGCGATTTCTCCGCTTTGATCGTTCGTTGGAGCTCTTTATACGACGGAAGTCATCGCGCATACGGACAGAAGCAATGCCGGATGAGTGAATGGTATTTTAGCTTCCATTGGTTCTCTCACGATGATTATCGGTCCGATGATAGGATGATTTATGCTTTCTACGAGTATTCGAACATTTTTTGGAACAGCAATTTTTATTGCCCTCAGCTTTATCATTATAGGATTTTATTTCTCTTCAAAAAAATCAAAATATGAAATGGTTTAAAAAACGAAAAAAAACTTCTGAACCTTCTTGGAAAATATCTACCAAGATCCCCCCAATTCAATCTGAGACACTCATTCGTTCTCGAGTGAATAAAGTATCCTCTTTTGAATATGCACGAGTAGTAACCCAATTTTTTTGAAGATATTTTCGGACTGTAGGTTGGATTTTTTTATGAGGTATTCTCATAACTTCTTTTATAGTTCTGTTTACGACACCATTTTTCTCGCTCAAATCTGAAAAAATTGAACTGGTTCTCGACCCAGAACCTGTCTTTGATCGTTCGGCTATTATGACCTTGTTACGTGATTTTTCTGGTAAAAATATTTTTCGTCTTACTGCGACGGAGATTTTTACCTCTCTCCAAGAAAATATTCGCCATATTCAATCGGTCGAAAAAACACTCCTTCTGCCTGACGGTATACGTATCAAAGTCGTTTCTTCAGGGCCTATTTATCGTGCTTTTATTGGTGATGAAGTGTTTCTTCTTACAAAAAATGGACAGCTCATCGCAGATATCCCGGAAATCGATATATCTTCTCTGCGTATTCATAATCTCATTCCTGATTTGAGCGGGACACAAAATACGACACTCCCAACAACTGATACGCTCATTATCCAAGAAATAGAAAAACTCTGGTATCATGAACTTCCTAATTTTCCGATAGAAGCCATCGATTATTATGACCAGGAAAAAGAACTTCATATAACGAGCCAAGGGACTCGGTTTATTTTTACACTTTTTGGATGATCTGAACAATTACGTCTTACGAGACAGATGAAGCAAATTGATATCGTTAAACAACTTCAGATGATTACTCTCCTTATTAACCAGGAAAAGATTTTCCCAAAACGATATCTCACTATCGATATTCGTGTGCCCAAAAAACTCTATGTGTGCCCTCGTGATAATGTAGATTGCAAGAATAATCTGATACGTATCTATGGTATCTAATATCGATTCCATTTTCCAAAGCTCACGATTTGTTGGTTACTTTTTGTGAAAAAAGTAACCAACAGCATCTAAGGAGCAAAAACTCGTCTCCTCATTCTGTTTGTTGTTGTGCATTTTTTCATTTTCTCGTATTTCCCTAACCCGCATAAGCTCGTACCCAGGCAAATATTTTGATGAGATTTGTTTCTTTGATACTAATTTTTGTGATATCCCAAACCTTTTTTGGTATCACATCTTTCTCGTAGGCAGATCCGATAAATACATTTCAAAAAATACGTGACTTCAGAAAAGTGTATTTTTTTTGTATCAGAGTGTTTCCTTGTGCTCTCTTGAGAAATTCCTTGTTATGGAAGACATACATCGTAAAACTTTCCGCAAAATCTTCATATTGATTCGTCGATGCGTATCCAGAGACAAAAGATGATCCAGAAAGTCACGCCTTCATAATACTGGGTTTCACCCAACTGATGGCATAAAATTCTTCCGATGGATCAGCCTTTTTGAGCTTTTTTTTGAGCGTGTAAATATCGATCATATGAGCGATTTCATGAACGAGCACCTTTGAGACCTCCGGGAGATTACTGATACGACTCGAGAGCGTGATACTCTCATTGTACATTTGTCACCTCGGTTCTACACGGCTTGTATCGACAATGATAGAGAATTTCCAGAGTGCATCACGAAAATATGCACCAGTCACTACGGTCCAGAGCGTTTCTGTATATCATTTTGGAGCAGATGATGTTTCTGGTGTGACAGTTATTTCCACAGGTGAGGTGAATTTTTCATCACTTTTTGCCTTTTTTTCTGGTTCTGATATCGTTTTTTGCATTGTGTCTTCGAGACTCTCTGTTTTTTCTGTCACTTTTTTTGCCTTTTCTGGAGGCATTTCTTTGAGAGCACTTTGTATGGCTTGCTTATTCTCTACGAGATAAAAAATGATGTCTTCTGAATTTTCTTTTTTAGTCACTTTTGTAGCAGCATTTTTTGGAGCTGTATCAGTTGTGTATGTTTTCTTTGTGGAGAGATTTTCATACGATTGTTCACTCGCATTGTAGAGCCGTATCGTCCCAAAAATAGATTGAAAAATACTCAAGAGAATCAACACAAGAGAAAAATATCATAAAAACTGTAGTAGAAATGTTTTTTTAGGGAAAAATTTCATAGATGATATTAATGATGGCATTGACAATAATTGTTGCAGAAAGCATCAATAAAAAACCAAGAAGAACGGATATAAGTTTTGATTTTGTTGATTCTTTTGCTTCTGTGTTTCCTGGGATTACCATCAAGATTCCTAACCAAATTATGATACCTACTCCTATATAAAATGCACCTGTTTGTACTAATTTAACTGCCTGTTGGGTAAATGTCATAAAATCCGATCCAGGGGTTGTGATACTGAGGTTTGGGGATGATCCATCTTTTATACCACCCTTTGGAAAACAATTATTAAAATCTGATGCTGGATTTCCAGTAAAAGAACATTCTGCAAAAACAGAGAGGGTACTTATGGCAAGTATTCAGAGAATACAAAATATTTTTTTCATATTAATTGATATTGAGACTGGACAAAAAGGAGACAATAAAATATGCAAAAGGAATTAGAGCGAGTCAGATAATGATGTATCAGAGTGATTTCATTGCAGTAGATACTTCTTCCATGTTTCCTGGTGCCCAGAGAAGTTTCGCACCTGCCCAAATGATGTAGATAATTGCTATAACTCCCACGAGAGCAAAAATCCAATACTGTATTTCTTGTGCGATAGAGGTGTAGCTGATTGCGTGCGACCCAGAGGATGCGTCTGGGATTATTTTTTGCACAACCTGTGTCAGCTCCTCTTTGGAAATGGTAGCAAAAACTTCATGACAGAAGAGTCCATTTGAGATCAATACTATCAAGAGATATCCTAAAATGTTCACTCTTTTTTTCATAAACCTAGAGATTAAAAGAATTCGGTATAATATTTATGAGACTCATTATTCCCCAAGCAGCAAATACGAGGAGGACACCGATGAGTATGGTTACCATATATTTCTTAGCTGATGCAGTTTTTTCTTCATCCCCATGAGACATGATGTACATTACCCCGACTATACATATTCCGAGGACGGCAATAACAGCCGCGATATCTTGTGATATAGTAATAACAGTTTGAAAAACACTGATTATATTATTAGCATTCTCGCCAGGTAGCCCCGTTGAATCTTTGATGCCTATAAGCTTTTTACCTCATCACACCCAGAATATGATAACATAGGCGAGTAACCCCATCAAAAGCCCCAACAGCGCATCTTTTATGATGCTTTTTCCTGCTTCAGTTTGAGATGGATTTGCTCCCCCAAAAACCATCTGATATCCTCACCATATCACCATCAGTGTCGCTCAGACAGCCATCATCGTGGTGATCATCGGTATGAGACTGACTATG from the Candidatus Gracilibacteria bacterium genome contains:
- a CDS encoding ribonuclease J; this encodes MSDFFEQLNSELGSIPQNTGSGTPPKPVPKAPISSTQPAMPQKMAQKPVGTHPPLTPKKPFFSTQITSSPIQPLTKKEGTPTGKILGKVMGGFAKNSSSKRLQLPPVHPPHGAETSQHPHPLVQKNPPLSPATLKGLNVPVIFPKSHEPQTLPKLERNITRIIPIGGLRTIGANMTMIEHNDEILLVDGGLEFARGGESPGFDYLLPDIRCLLGETKKIKGMLVTHGHLDHIGALKNIIPALGFPPIYAAPFTIAFIKKFFEEAGLRGKVQFFPVNPDSGKLSNIGVFKYEFFRVNHTIPDSCGIYIETPNVRIMHMGDYKIEFFPRLDKPADLQNYARIAARGIDILLQETTNSYKQEWTASESNVSTELRSLIQDAPERVIIGNFSTLISRIQDIVSIAESLGKFVLINGRSMVDSVAIARELGYLKCKEGIMKPLDEKTMESIPENKQIIITTGAQGEEFGGLNTISKGDHRNISIKPRDTIILSSSIIPGNELAIIGMMNRLNRFGARIITIKEYEVHSGGHGGIIEQRVLINLVKPKYIIPVHGDITQRLTLKREAVKMGWDPKNVPMLEDGSIVELDSHHEIIFGRKKIPMEQIGVDGMSIGALSSRAIQDRIQIGEEGVLIVNSKDGVVESRGLFFPDEIAASHTAISAEVKKLTSGKKAGDNDKNARDALAKELGKMLNKVWGRSPVVVVL
- a CDS encoding M23 family metallopeptidase; amino-acid sequence: MNSVRLTIYSSFLTIGVVLLGFSPSTIISEPRRETVPAIDALTILYSGITKLDTGNSLLLRINSGNPADLISECEDERIILKQDEHTSTLQWKPGKDCKVPLISYKGKKYILPLNQKNIPIDTLSDFSTETLKNTIKITTLINTDTKLSTLKTRKIIRNIQAILEARNNHFLLPIEGTKLPEKDTFLPNSLRPFRAESTDGIHHGWDLYVNQGTPVRAIEEGMIVHIKRDFSWSEMDHLLSGDNELNRQENLDVYRGNTVYLKTLSGHVAIYAHMQDIPASLQVGDYVGAGTTVGHVGDSAVPSKQYLYHLHFELAMNSFDDKRAGMNTFADYLVWPWFGKGKTTAWVRENDESLFQS
- a CDS encoding phosphatase PAP2 family protein; the encoded protein is MLTALLTFLQNIDAKILEIMRSSIANMEWTHPVILFFTDLHPIVFGVFLIGLWIYGVYQKDNGPKHVALDLFWHVLGAFTIYWVINQLLPVRPRPETIGSIPALITHLPDNSFPSGHAMFLGASWWALHILLGKKRIVIGFLSLGILTVTARVLAGIHYPGDILVGFLLGWGLVAIFAGLPHGKKYRTFAHTIPVKLASYFRL
- a CDS encoding Sua5/YciO/YrdC/YwlC family protein, producing MDSKIFVIPTDTCIGFGCRLDDKKGYELLVSLKGRDPKKPIAIMVPSWEDLLYETTLSPAQVNFLRTYKFPFTILSEVREDFRDEYPLLDAYGYTVVGFRVAEACLSKETLPYIRSPLFLTSANKSGEKECHTIQEVEKKFSEHLNLLKILPGVAGNLPASNVITFRGNSNDLQYTRKNYPLPL
- a CDS encoding zinc ribbon domain-containing protein; amino-acid sequence: MNKIYKQCQSCGMPLKKDKNGGGSEKDGTTSTMYCSSCYKDGLFRKPDMTLEDMKKLVDMVLKNEMKFASIFRWLAVQQIPRLVRWQKNKNTTLLCPSSITHHK
- a CDS encoding TrmH family RNA methyltransferase; the encoded protein is MHVIILENIRSLNNVGAIFRTADGAGFDRVALVGYTPTPPREEISKTALGAENFVPWEYFVEIQDAIEYYKKQGCTIIALEKNEISSNLFDLKKPTSIALIVGNELEGVSKMAQEIAEHICHLPMLGKKESLNVAVAAGIGMYALIESSL
- a CDS encoding glutaredoxin, with product MQIYIKSYCPYCVKLISLLDGEKIPYEVIDINKQPDQRVTMEKLSGHTGVPQVALRDIIIYDYDTEETLVADIRSLLGMEERTNITSQFTLLT
- a CDS encoding SufD family Fe-S cluster assembly protein: MTCISIDNQSPDSLIYDQGGVVIVFDQTHAEEAMTRTILIKNNTQLEWYGVMTGGSHYRIHFVTESGKSLVHILFLSYNDKQIQVTVQSTLDQSHTSTDIHLLSLVADNGSIDLNGTVEITSGIEKVSGHILEENIFLGSRGQIRVLPSLLVHSDDVEAGHAARIERISDEKLYYLRARGIPRDDAVVMMIKSSVFGLFSGLDEEKKEEIMSHVLAIL
- a CDS encoding MFS transporter, producing the protein MKYSRLIIFSVLILDVISIGIMIPAFEGMQQLYHLTTWNVSIFGLSLLLQPGTLIALGMSLYALCAFFSAPLLGIISDRFGRKRPLLFSVLGTCLAYVILMLTQSYWLYLFSRIVNGLTGGNISIIQAILADLSKTTEERNKNFGLLGAIFGIGFIIGPLLGTVLLKVSTIESIFIFGAILAALESIAIAFYYRETHHPDKGISLSLNIISPFVEYFSSPKISHYLWSYFVFNTGIFLFQSVMTLAMFQYFQVPGENIGFFLAIQGALIAINQSLLYPRFWTKKFSPRTLIIGLHIVGIITFVIMGILHNFTLFALLWLAISPLGSFVGALYTTEVIAHTDRSNAGGVNGILASIGSLTMIIGPMIGGFMLSTSIRTFFGTAIFIALSFIIIGFYFSSKKSKYEMV
- a CDS encoding pilin; this encodes MKKRVNILGYLLIVLISNGLFCHEVFATISKEELTQVVQKIIPDASSGSHAISYTSIAQEIQYWIFALVGVIAIIYIIWAGAKLLWAPGNMEEVSTAMKSLGYIIIGLALIPFAYFIVSFLSSLNIN